One segment of Natronosalvus halobius DNA contains the following:
- a CDS encoding DNA topoisomerase I, whose protein sequence is MELIITEKDNAARRIAEILSGESADATRENGVNVYEWGGKRCVGLSGHVVGVDFPPEYSDWRDVEPVELVDASIEKTPTKENIVATLRILARQADRVTIATDYDREGELIGKEAYEIVHDVNEEVPIDRVRFSSITENEVQSAFAEPDEIDFDLAAAGEARQIIDLVWGAALTRFLSLSSGQLGNDFISVGRVQSPTLKLIVDREREIEAFDPETYWELFADLIKDDDPFEAQYFYLDEDDNEAERVWEESAADSAYDTLSSASSATVTSVNARTRTDTPPAPFNTTQFIRAASAIGFSAKRAMSIAEDLYTAGYITYPRTDNTVYPDDLEAEELLDSFVGHPVLGESAEDLLEGDGNLVPTEGDEETTDHPPIHPTGEIPARGGDVDEDEWRVYELVVRRYYATVAEPAIWEHLKVVAEADGCRLKANGKRLVEAGYHDVYPYFNTSENYVPAVEEGEELAIGDVELEEKETQPPRRYGQSRLIETMEDLGIGTKSTRHNTLEKLYDRGYIENDPPRPTQLAMAVVDAAENYADRVVSEEMTAQLEADMDAIATGEATLEDVTDESREMLETVFEQLRASRDEVGDHLRKSLKADKRLGPCPDCGEDLLVRRSRYGSYFVGCDGYPDCEFTLPLPSTGKPLILEETCDDHDLHEVKMLAGRQTFVHGCPLCKAEEAGEGPVLGSCPECGDEHGGELAIKTLQNGSRLVGCTRYPDCEYSLPLPRRGDIEVTDERCDEHDLPELVVHNGDEPWELGCPICNYREFQAREAESGSALESIEGIGAKTVEKLTAAGIESIDDLLEADPESIASAVEGVSEDRVRTWQTAA, encoded by the coding sequence GTGGAGCTGATTATCACGGAGAAGGACAACGCGGCGAGACGCATCGCAGAGATTCTGAGCGGCGAGTCCGCCGACGCGACCCGCGAGAACGGCGTGAACGTCTACGAGTGGGGCGGCAAGCGCTGCGTCGGGCTGTCGGGTCACGTCGTCGGCGTCGACTTCCCACCGGAGTACTCGGACTGGCGGGACGTCGAACCCGTCGAACTCGTCGACGCCTCGATCGAGAAGACGCCCACGAAGGAGAACATCGTCGCGACGCTTCGCATCCTGGCCCGCCAGGCCGACCGCGTAACCATCGCGACCGACTACGACCGCGAGGGCGAACTCATCGGCAAGGAGGCATACGAGATCGTTCACGACGTCAACGAGGAGGTGCCGATCGACCGCGTTCGATTCTCCTCGATCACCGAAAACGAAGTCCAGAGCGCCTTCGCCGAACCCGATGAAATCGACTTCGACCTCGCGGCGGCAGGCGAGGCGCGCCAGATCATCGACCTGGTCTGGGGAGCCGCGCTCACCCGGTTTCTCTCGCTGTCGTCGGGCCAGCTCGGTAACGACTTCATCTCCGTCGGTCGGGTCCAGAGCCCCACCCTCAAGCTGATCGTCGACCGCGAGCGCGAGATCGAGGCCTTCGACCCCGAGACCTACTGGGAGCTGTTCGCCGACCTGATCAAGGACGACGACCCGTTCGAGGCCCAGTATTTCTACCTCGACGAGGACGACAACGAGGCCGAACGCGTCTGGGAGGAATCGGCCGCCGACAGCGCCTACGACACGCTCTCGAGCGCCTCCTCGGCGACAGTCACGTCGGTCAACGCACGGACGCGAACGGACACCCCGCCGGCGCCGTTTAACACGACCCAGTTCATCCGGGCGGCGAGCGCCATCGGCTTCTCCGCGAAGCGGGCCATGTCCATCGCAGAAGACCTCTACACCGCCGGGTACATCACCTATCCGCGGACGGACAATACCGTCTACCCCGACGACCTCGAGGCCGAGGAACTGCTCGATTCGTTCGTCGGTCACCCCGTCCTGGGCGAATCCGCCGAAGACTTGCTCGAGGGCGACGGCAACCTCGTGCCCACGGAGGGCGACGAGGAGACGACCGACCACCCACCGATCCACCCGACCGGCGAGATTCCGGCCCGCGGCGGCGACGTCGATGAGGACGAGTGGCGGGTCTACGAACTGGTCGTCCGCCGGTACTACGCGACGGTCGCCGAGCCGGCGATCTGGGAGCACCTCAAGGTGGTCGCCGAGGCCGACGGCTGTCGGCTCAAGGCCAACGGCAAGCGCCTCGTCGAAGCGGGCTATCACGACGTCTACCCGTACTTCAACACCTCCGAGAACTACGTCCCCGCCGTCGAGGAGGGCGAGGAACTCGCCATTGGCGACGTCGAACTCGAGGAGAAGGAGACTCAGCCGCCGCGACGATACGGCCAGTCCCGGCTCATCGAGACCATGGAGGACCTCGGCATCGGGACGAAGAGTACCCGGCACAACACCCTCGAGAAACTCTACGACCGGGGATACATCGAGAACGACCCGCCGAGGCCGACACAGCTCGCCATGGCGGTCGTCGACGCTGCGGAGAACTACGCCGACCGCGTCGTCAGCGAGGAGATGACGGCCCAACTCGAGGCCGACATGGACGCCATCGCGACGGGCGAGGCCACGCTCGAGGACGTCACCGACGAATCCCGCGAGATGCTCGAGACCGTCTTCGAGCAGTTGCGGGCCTCCCGCGACGAGGTTGGCGATCACCTGCGCAAGTCGCTGAAGGCGGACAAACGCCTGGGTCCGTGTCCCGACTGCGGCGAGGACCTGCTCGTTCGCCGGAGTCGCTACGGCTCGTACTTCGTCGGCTGCGACGGCTACCCCGACTGCGAGTTCACCCTGCCGCTCCCCTCGACGGGCAAGCCGCTGATCCTGGAGGAGACCTGCGACGACCACGACCTCCACGAGGTGAAGATGCTCGCGGGGCGCCAGACCTTTGTCCACGGCTGTCCGCTGTGCAAGGCCGAGGAGGCCGGCGAGGGCCCCGTTCTGGGCTCGTGTCCGGAGTGTGGTGACGAACACGGCGGCGAACTCGCGATCAAGACCCTCCAGAACGGCTCGCGGCTGGTCGGCTGTACCCGCTACCCCGATTGTGAGTACTCGCTGCCGCTCCCGCGCCGGGGCGACATCGAGGTCACCGACGAGCGCTGTGACGAACACGACCTGCCCGAACTCGTCGTCCACAACGGCGACGAGCCCTGGGAACTGGGCTGTCCCATCTGTAACTACCGGGAGTTCCAGGCTCGAGAGGCCGAGAGCGGGTCGGCTCTGGAATCGATCGAGGGAATCGGCGCGAAGACCGTCGAAAAACTCACCGCGGCCGGAATCGAGTCGATCGACGACCTGCTCGAGGCCGATCCGGAGTCCATCGCCAGCGCAGTCGAGGGCGTGAGCGAGGATCGCGTCCGGACCTGGCAGACGGCGGCCTGA
- a CDS encoding ABC transporter permease has translation MSSATGYVGLTRAIFEKQLILLRRYWINTTMMLVGFYLFFAVIFFGGQAAAGPAFDGTLDGLVVGFFLFLAVTAAYFDVAGNVMREAQWGTLEQLFMSPFGIGRVLLAKTLFNVVFSTAIAMALLAIMLLTTDRTLTVDPLTIVPLVLVTILPAIGLGFLFAGLSLLYKRIENVQQLLQFAFIGLIAAPGALDSSALLVVPFSLGSDLLYRAMVDGVALWSMPGFELVALALNGVAYLLAGFAVFHLLVRRARRLGVMGHY, from the coding sequence ATGAGCTCCGCAACCGGCTACGTCGGGCTGACGCGAGCCATCTTCGAGAAACAGCTCATCCTCTTGCGTCGATACTGGATCAACACGACGATGATGCTGGTCGGCTTCTACCTGTTCTTTGCCGTGATCTTCTTCGGCGGCCAGGCCGCCGCCGGGCCGGCCTTCGACGGTACCCTCGACGGACTCGTGGTCGGCTTCTTCCTCTTCCTGGCGGTGACGGCCGCCTACTTCGACGTCGCCGGCAATGTGATGCGGGAAGCCCAGTGGGGCACCCTCGAACAGCTGTTCATGTCGCCGTTCGGGATCGGCCGGGTGTTGCTCGCCAAAACGCTCTTCAACGTGGTTTTCAGCACCGCTATTGCGATGGCGCTGCTCGCGATCATGCTGCTGACGACCGACCGAACGCTCACCGTCGACCCGCTGACGATCGTCCCGCTCGTGCTCGTGACGATCCTCCCGGCGATCGGGCTCGGCTTTCTCTTCGCCGGACTCTCACTGCTGTACAAGCGGATCGAGAACGTCCAGCAGCTCCTCCAGTTCGCATTCATCGGGCTGATCGCCGCACCCGGTGCGCTGGACTCGAGCGCCCTGCTGGTCGTCCCGTTCAGCCTCGGAAGCGACCTGCTCTATCGGGCGATGGTCGACGGGGTGGCCCTCTGGTCGATGCCGGGATTCGAACTCGTCGCGCTGGCACTCAACGGAGTCGCCTACCTGCTGGCTGGGTTCGCGGTCTTTCACCTCCTGGTTCGTCGGGCCCGGCGTCTCGGCGTGATGGGACACTACTGA
- a CDS encoding ABC transporter ATP-binding protein: protein MSQSSDRLEPSSGTDRAPRTSRASSDGSTADSRSTEPILTATGLTKTYGDGDDAVEAVDGIDLEVERGTVVGLLGPNGAGKTTTIKLFLGLIIPDAGTVRVDGTDPVDDPRASYRSVSAMLEGARNSYWRLTVRENLRFFARLADRPADAGRIDALIEQVGLTAKADTTVNELSRGMKQQVSLACTLIRDTPIAFLDEPTLGLDVESSLELRRQLRDLVERESRTVVLSSHDMDVIEDVCDRVIIMNDGRIVADGTVDELVDVFQTRSYRFTLEAPVPDAAKRTLAERFGVGEWTERGPERSFDVALQDDAFYDLVAVLERTNCTFLGVETVEPDLADVFLEVTGDGAATDDIGSRQRRTLEEGGTERPEESDGEPRVEHGENR from the coding sequence ATGAGCCAATCATCGGACCGTCTCGAGCCGTCGTCGGGGACCGACCGTGCCCCTCGAACGAGTCGGGCCTCGAGCGACGGATCGACGGCCGATTCTCGGTCGACCGAGCCGATACTCACGGCGACCGGCCTCACGAAGACGTACGGCGACGGCGACGACGCCGTCGAGGCCGTCGACGGGATCGACCTCGAGGTCGAGCGTGGAACAGTCGTCGGCCTGCTGGGGCCAAACGGGGCCGGCAAGACCACGACCATCAAGCTCTTTCTGGGATTGATAATCCCCGATGCGGGCACGGTTCGGGTCGACGGGACCGATCCCGTCGACGACCCCCGCGCGAGCTATCGCTCCGTCAGTGCCATGCTCGAGGGCGCGCGAAACAGTTACTGGCGGCTCACCGTCAGAGAGAACCTCCGCTTCTTCGCCCGACTGGCCGATCGACCGGCCGACGCCGGTCGAATCGACGCCCTCATCGAGCAGGTCGGGCTCACCGCAAAAGCGGACACCACGGTCAACGAACTCTCCCGCGGGATGAAACAGCAGGTCTCGCTCGCCTGTACCCTGATCCGGGACACCCCGATCGCGTTCCTCGACGAGCCGACGCTCGGTCTCGACGTCGAGAGTTCACTCGAGTTGCGTCGACAGCTCCGCGACCTCGTCGAACGGGAGTCTCGAACCGTCGTCCTCTCGAGTCACGACATGGACGTGATCGAGGATGTCTGCGACCGGGTAATCATCATGAACGACGGCCGTATCGTGGCCGACGGGACGGTCGACGAACTGGTCGACGTGTTTCAGACTCGCTCCTATCGGTTCACGCTCGAGGCCCCGGTACCGGACGCAGCGAAGCGGACTCTCGCGGAACGGTTCGGCGTCGGCGAGTGGACCGAACGCGGCCCGGAGCGATCGTTCGATGTGGCGCTCCAGGACGACGCGTTCTACGATCTCGTAGCCGTCCTCGAACGGACGAACTGTACGTTCCTCGGCGTCGAAACCGTCGAGCCGGACCTCGCGGACGTGTTCCTCGAGGTGACCGGCGACGGGGCCGCTACCGACGATATCGGGTCGAGGCAGCGGCGCACGCTCGAGGAGGGCGGAACCGAACGGCCTGAGGAGTCCGACGGAGAGCCGCGGGTCGAGCACGGGGAGAATAGATGA